The following proteins are encoded in a genomic region of Drosophila miranda strain MSH22 chromosome 4, D.miranda_PacBio2.1, whole genome shotgun sequence:
- the LOC108162884 gene encoding dedicator of cytokinesis protein 11 isoform X5, producing the protein MERKFTRGLNKLTSAGQMRENVSQLVRESAVLKNSTGSYQLSLSIASKPLVVEPIDFEAFVAKNKTVIQNDPQRELLIYPADDVSEIIMPRKQRTTAKSVADRFEPPNEAIVCPLHGALMGNGNGHSQVSRQGSTQSNGSLHNGNGNGHSSCSSLSSANGHGAQLSRKSSQCSSNGSTSQKVSQESSYESALSSITLRSHLAQPEEADELELADEASHGDELGTQQGSRAECTRFTRQALYTYRAKNHLIHYKYNAYGGNCHDLPSISPAEELLEEVYEIDADQDRIDEQMTRSQADTITKQGYLLKGPDSAADRMFANIGNKSFKRRYCYLRQEIDGTYMLELHKDEKQGDAKATIVMDFCTEVVQNPKRGRFCFELRMTTGHKSFTLAAENEQDFKDWLGKLSSVLAQNRAQEEKRNASLERQPGPQLLQPAEQQPTFGTLKGLDQSLHPQLMKYGRETDHSIALARKEQRRRLFACYQTASKATSSDSVEQYREHFGTRMLLTCHSLRFRLQCVAADAGPGQDAEQQVEPYITSLALYDAKAGRKLSESFYFNVNDSWNAQLLPNTPVPASVAGCGVPRRAAEGDDRSASQAPHSLFDSVSAELLRCPRQQFQQLRQCLLSVRAPHADIYLVVRVEKVLQCGIAQAAEPYLKAGKDPKLGQKVCKAAKSCAQHIGHYRQPFAWAAKPLFKLYSHELDVEPHKDFDFSPIYRQELPKLKDEELLKLLLDYRKPEKLSKLTIIPGHLKMQLQILEKTVPCGLSKSLAPLSTFSPASKQPPTLELAEFQNQSEREAHPYTSFCNHLYVYPLSLQFDSQKLFSRARNITVVVELRDGDGEYSKPLKCIYGRPGHDLLVSQIACPVLHHNVTPTWYEEIKLRLPLGLFPEHHLLFSFYHVSCNLSKKRSDAQAAFETPIGYAWLPLLQKNRICLEEQSLPVAATLPVGYLSIQPLGWGKGQNCGPDIQWIDNQRPLYTVTLRLDSTVLTADQHLHNFFAHCERLLEGGKTGALPAETETCKILKAAHAIDMCSLISYLPTLLNELFTLLVHTQSEEIGLNVIRLLTNIIHLISFDAKRPDLLASYVKYVFHAPYYSQQTARLRTVHGELCRHLPYLLNPKNTDFLIVNKFMRYSAIFFDLIVKSMAQHLLATGRIRMLRNERFPKEYADRVEQLIKVLIIYITTRYDDLGEETQLLNRSLARFVRQCLSYMDRGFVYRLIRCYMQEFTPGNPRVLHEYKFNFLQEICQHEHYVPLNLPFVLNPKNRPPEMMQHFTLSEEFCRQHFLSGLLLQELKSSLNEVGHVRRHALAIFKDLLAKHELDGRYQQRGQLSRIALLYVPWLGIVMDNLHRIDDLSEAAGATTPNGHVYVDSASYTKRLSCSSSYVFSKDSSTFGSLTSTPRSKNRMTLHNDQLSPCRTSVHMRENNFLAAIAGQPISNGISNLSLNSNTDSGHSQDTTTIGAYTNGEADVALRNGHNRSVSFTHAQILSRCDKFSVGESKDLLLGFLFIVKHLSQDQMVAWWQNCNETETLQFLAILDLSLQQFRYVGKKSVLLTADSRQMRATKAHTLPARTAPPTGLENGHQQEQQQPSSGTLNQPREHLLEDMARTQLALYESNLATEVGMIILDCLGMYVLQFRQLLTDSLVLRKLARVYLRFLQLGQSERLSKHVFAALRAFINNYSVALFKGNAMLCGQMVYELLKACDSRLVEIRHESCAVLYLLMRSNFEFSGRKALTRVHLQVIISVSQMIGNVIGLNNARFQESLSIINSYANSDKAMKGTGFPMEVKDLTRRVRTVLMATAQMQAHHMDPERLLELQYSLANSYASTPELRHTWLVTMARNHEQNGNLSEAACCHLHIAALMCEYLRLRGTACSSLSWSSAAFGKISRNIPLDEQGLKLDAGAQDSQYTEYMLLEQLKQCADLLDRAERFECLGDLYKLILPIHERARDFIELSNCYEHLAQAYSKIVEVNRSGKRMLGRFYRVVFYGMMYFEEDHAIEYVYKEPKLTSLSEISERLAKQYKEKFGADVVKLIMDSSPVKVDELDAKLAYIQVTHVIPFFTKTELDQRLNEFEQNHDVNTFMYETPFTKSGAARGSVEEQWKRKTVIETTYSFPYVLKRIPVKSREIIELSPIEVAIDEMQSKVSELEEIIMPPADVKKLQLRLQGSVAVTVNAGPLAYAHAFLDAKVINNFSLDRVGDLKDVFRDFIGVCHKALCVNERMISADQKEYHHVLKENYEKLCQALSELLDDESFQPLSEDAESINQRNSTALFNAISGASHNSSTA; encoded by the exons AGCAAACCTCTTGTGGTGGAGCCCATAGATTTTGAGGCGTTCGTGGCCAAAAATAAAACAGTAATCCAAAATGATCCGCAAAGGGAGTTGCTCATCTATCCAGCAGATGATGTTTCA GAGATCATCATGCCACGGAAGCAGCGCACGACAGCCAAATCAGTGGCGGATCGCTTTGAGCCACCCAACGAGGCGATTGTGTGTCCATTGCATGGCGCTTTAatggggaatgggaatggtcACAGTCAGGTGAGCCGCCAGGGCAGCACTCAATCGAATGGCAGTCTCCacaatgggaatgggaatggacacagcagctgcagcagttTGAGCAGCGCCAATGGGCACGGCGCCCAGCTGTCACGCAAGAGTTCACAGTGCTCGTCGAATGGCTCCACAAGTCAGAAAGTGTCACAGGAGTCATCCTATGAGTCGGCCCTGTCCTCCATTACACTGCGTTCGCATCTCGCCCAGCCCGAAGAGGCGGATGAGCTCGAGTTGGCGGATGAGGCGTCACATGGAGACGAGCTGGGCACTCAGCAGGGATCACGTGCCGAGTGCACGAGGTTCACACGGCAGGCGCTTTACACCTACAGAGCCAAGAACCATTTGATCCATTATAAATATAATGCCTATGGTGGAAACTGTCATGATTTGCCCAG CATCTCTCCGGCGGAGGAGCTTCTCGAAGAGGTGTACGAAATCGATGCCGATCAGGATCGCATTGATGAACAAATGACACGCTCTCAGGCGGATACGATCACCAAGCAGGGATATCTGCTGAAAGGACCCGATTCGGCTGCCGATCGCATGTTTGCCAATATAGGAAACAAATCGTTTAAGCGTCGCTATTGCTATCTGCGGCAGGAGATCGATGGCACCTATATGCTGGAGCTGCACAAGGATGAGAAGCAGGGCGACGCCAAGGCCACCATTGTCATGGATTTTTGCACAGAAGTTGTCCAA AATCCAAAACGTGGACGCTTTTGCTTTGAACTACGCATGACAACGGGCCATAAGTCGTTCACCTTGGCCGCCGAGAACGAGCAGGACTTTAAGGATTGGCTGGGGAAACTCTCCTCAGTGCTGGCTCAGAATCGTGCCCAGGAGGAGAAGCGCAATGCCTCGCTCGAGCGCCAGCCAGGTCCCCAGCTGCTGCAGCCAGCGGAACAGCAGCCCACGTTTGGGACCCTAAAGGGTCTCGATCAATCGCTGCATCCGCAGTTGATGAAGTACGGCAGGGAGACAGATCACTCGATTGCCCTGGCCAGGAAGGAGCAGCGTCGACGCCTGTTTGCCTGCTATCAGACAGCCTCGAAGGCCACATCCAGTGATAGTGTGGAGCAGTATCGCGAGCATTTCGGCACACGAATGCTCCTCACGTGCCACAGTCTGCGCTTCCGGCTGCAGTGTGTGGCGGCAGATGCTGGGCCCGGGCAGGATGCAGAACAGCAGGTGGAGCCGTATATCACCAGCCTGGCGCTGTACGATGCCAAGGCGGGGCGCAAGTTGAGCGAGAGCTTCTACTTCAATGTGAATGACTCGTGGAATGCCCAACTGCTGCCGAATACACCTGTTCCAGCCTCAGTGGCGGGCTGTGGCGTGCCCCGTCGTGCCGCAGAGGGGGATGACAGGAGTGCCTCGCAGGCCCCACACTCCCTCTTCGATAGTGTGTCGGCGGAGCTGCTGCGCTGTCCCCGACAGCAGTTCCAGCAGCTGCGGCAGTGCCTGCTCTCGGTGCGTGCCCCCCATGCGGACATCTATCTGGTGGTGCGAGTGGAGAAGGTGCTGCAATGTGGCATTGCACAGGCCGCAGAGCCCTACCTGAAGGCGGGCAAGGATCCGAAGCTCGGCCAAAAGGTGTGTAAGGCGGCCAAGAGCTGCGCCCAGCACATCGGACACTACCGCCAGCCGTTTGCCTGGGCGGCCAAGCCTCTGTTCAAGCTCTACAGCCACGAACTGGACGTGGAGCCGCACAAGGACTTCGACTTTAGTCCCATCTATCGCCAGGAGCTGCCCAAGCTCAAGGACGAGGAGTTGCTCAAGCTCCTGTTGGACTATCGCAAGCCGGAGAAGCTCAGCAAGCTGACCATCATCCCGGGGCACCTCAAGATGCAGCTGCAGATCCTGGAGAAGACAGTGCCCTGCGGTCTCAGCAAATCCCTGGCTCCCCTCTCGACCTTCAGTCCGGCTTCCAAGCAGCCGCCGACCCTCGAGCTGGCAGAATTCCAAAACCAAAGCGAAAGGGAGGCCCATCCGTACACGAGCTTCTGCAATCATCTGTATGTGTATCCGTTGAGTCTGCAGTTCGATAGCCAGAAACTGTTCTCGCGGGCCAGGAACATCACGGTCGTGGTGGAGCTCAGAGATGGCGATGGGGAGTACAGTAAGCCCTTGAAG tGCATCTATGGTCGACCTGGACATGATCTGCTAGTCTCACAAATAGCCTGTCCCGTACTGCATCATAATGTCACCCCCACATGGTACGAGGAGATCAAATTGCGTCTTCCTCTGGGTCTCTTTCCCGAGCACCATTTGCTCTTCTCCTTCTACCATGTGTCCTGTAATCTGAGCAAGAAGCGATCCGATGCCCAGGCGGCCTTTGAGACGCCCATTGGGTATGCCTGGCTGCCGTTGCTGCAAAAGAATCGCATCTGTCTGGAGGAGCAGTCGCTGCCAGTGGCCGCCACATTGCCAGTGGGATATCTGTCCATACAGCCACTGGGCTGGGGCAAGGGG CAGAACTGCGGCCCCGACATCCAATGGATCGACAATCAGCGTCCCTTGTACACGGTGACCCTGCGACTGGACTCCACAGTGCTGACGGCGGATCAGCATCTGCACAACTTCTTTGCGCACTGCGAGCGTCTGCTGGAGGGTGGCAAGACGGGGGCCCTGCCAGCGGAAACGGAGACCTGCAAGATTCTCAAGGCAGCGCACGCCATCGACATGTGTTCGCTGATCAGCTACCTGCCGACGCTCCTGAACGAACTGTTTACGCTGCTGGTGCACACGCAGTCCGAGGAGATTGGCCTGAATGTGATACGTCTGCTGACCAACATCATCCATCTGATAAGCTTCGACGCGAAGCGTCCCGATCTGCTGGCCTCGTATGTGAAGTACGTTTTCCACGCCCCGTACTACAGCCAGCAGACGGCCCGCCTGAGGACAGTGCATGGGGAGCTGTGCAGACATTTGCCGTATCTGCTGAATCCCAAGAATACGGACTTCCTGATCGTCAACAAATTCATGCGCTATTCGGCCATCTTTTTCGATTTGATTGTGAAGAGCATGGCCCAGCACCTGCTGGCGACCGGGAGGATTCGAATGCTGCGCAACGAACGCTTTCCCAAGGAGTATGCAGATCGGGTGGAGCAGCTGATCAAGGTGCTGATCATCTACATCACGACGCGCTACGATGATTTGGGGGAGGAGACACAGCTCCTCAACCGTTCGTTGGCTCGCTTTGTGCGGCAGTGTCTCAGCTACATGGATCGGGGATTTGTCTATCGTTTGATACGCTGCTACATGCAGGAGTTTACCCCCGGCAATCCACGGGTGCTGCACGAATACAAGTTCAACTTCCTGCAGGAGATTTGCCAGCACGAACACTATGTGCCGCTCAATCTGCCCTTTGTGCTGAATCCAAAGAATCGTCCGCCAGAGATGATGCAACACTTCACGCTCTCCGAGGAGTTCTGTCGTCAGCATTTTCTCTCGggtctgctgctgcaggaGCTGAAGAGCAGCCTCAACGAGGTGGGCCATGTGCGGCGGCATGCCCTGGCCATCTTCAAGGACCTGCTGGCCAAGCACGAGCTGGACGGACGCTACCAGCAGCGCGGACAGCTCTCGCGCATCGCTCTGCTGTACGTGCCGTGGCTGGGCATAGTCATGGACAATCTGCATCGCATAGATGACTTGTCCGAGGCGGCGGGAGCTACCACTCCGAACGGGCACGTCTATGTGGATTCCGCCTCGTACACAAAACGCCTGAGCTGCTCGAGCAGCTACGTTTTCAGCAAGGATTCCTCGACATTTGGCTCGTTGACGTCCACGCCGCGCTCGAAGAATCGAATGACATTGCACAATGATCAGCTCAGTCCGTGCCGGACTTCGGTCCACATGAGGGAGAACAATTTTCTGGCAGCCATTGCGGGACAGCCCATAAGCAATGGGATATCCAATCTATCTCTCAATTCGAACACCGATTCGGGG CACTCGCAGGACACCACCACCATTGGGGCGTACACCAACGGGGAGGCAGATGTGGCCCTGCGGAATGGTCACAATCGTTCTGTGAGCTTCACGCACGCCCAGATCTTGTCACGCTGCGACAAGTTCAGTGTTGGGGAGAGCAAGGATCTGCTGTTGGGATTCCTCTTTATTGTGAAGCACTTGTCGCAGGATCAGATGGTGGCCTGGTGGCAGAACTGCAACGAAACAGAGACCCTGCAATTTCTGGCCATACTCGATCTCTCGCTGCAGCAGTTCCGCTATGTGGGCAAGAAGAGTGTGCTGCTGACGGCGGACTCGCGTCAGATGCGTGCTACGAAGGCGCACACGCTGCCCGCGAGGACTGCCCCACCCACAGGTCTGGAGAACGGCcatcagcaggagcagcagcagccgagcAGTGGTACTCTGAATCAGCCAAGAGAACATCTGTTGGAGGACATGGCCAGGACGCAGCTGGCTCTCTACGAATCAAATCTGGCCACAGAGGTGGGCATGATCATACTCGACTGCCTCGGCATGTATGTCCTGCAGTTCCGTCAGCTGCTGACCGACAGCCTGGTGCTGCGCAAGCTGGCGAGGGTATATCTGCGCTTTCTGCAGTTGGGGCAGTCGGAGAGGCTCTCCAAGCATGTGTTTGCCGCCCTGCGCGCTTTCATCAACAACTATTCGGTGGCCCTGTTCAAGGGCAATGCCATGCTGTGCGGCCAGATGGTGTACGAGCTGCTGAAGGCCTGCGACAGTCGCCTGGTGGAGATCCGACACGAATCCTGCGCCGTTCTGTATCTGCTGATGCGCAGCAATTTCGAGTTTAGCGGCCGCAAGGCCCTGACGCGCGTTCACTTGCAAGTCATCATCTCGGTGTCGCAGATGATCGGCAATGTGATTGGGCTGAACAATGCCCGATTCCAGGAGAGTCTATCGATCATCAATAGCTACGCCAACAGCGACAAGGCCATGAAGGGCACCGGCTTCCCCATGGAGGTGAAGGACCTAACGCGTCGCGTGCGCACTGTCCTCATGGCCACCGCCCAGATGCAGGCCCATCACATGGACCCCGAGAGGCTGCTCGAGCTGCAGTATTCGCTGGCCAATTCGTATGCCTCCACACCCGAGCTGCGGCACACCTGGCTGGTCACCATGGCCCGGAATCACGAGCAGAACGGCAATCTCTCGGAGGCCGCATGCTGTCATCTGCATATCGCTGCCCTCATGTGCGAGTATCTCCGCCTGCGTGGCACCGCCTGCTCCAGTCTCAGTTGGTCCTCGGCGGCCTTTGGCAAGATATCACGCAACATACCGCTGGATGAGCAGGGCCTCAAGCTGGATGCTGGCGCCCAGGACTCGCAGTACACCGAATATATGCTGCTCGAACAGCTAAAGCAGTGCGCCGATCTGCTAGATCGTGCCGAGCGTTTCGAGTGCCTCGGAGATCTGTACAAACTCATTCTGCCCATCCACGAGAGGGCCCGCGACTTCATCGAGCTGTCCAATTGTTACGAGCACTTGGCCCAGGCCTACAGCAAGATTGTGGAGGTCAATCGGTCGGGCAAACGCATGCTGGGACGTTTCTATAGGGTTGTCTTTTACGGCATG ATGTACTTCGAGGAGGATCATGCCATTGAGTATGTGTACAAGGAGCCCAAACTCACTTCGTTGAGTGAGATCTCCGAGCGTCTGGCCAAGCAATACAAGGAGAAATTTGGAGCGGATGTTGTTAAGCTAATCATGGACTCGTCACCG GTCAAAGTCGATGAATTGGATGCCAAGTTGGCCTACATACAGGTCACCCATGTGATCCCCTTCTTTACCAAAACAGAGCTCGATCAGCGCCTCAATGAATTCGAGCAGAATCATGATGTGAACACCTTTATGTACGAGACGCCGTTCACCAAGTCGGGAGCAGCccgtggcagcgttgaggagCAGTGGAAACGCAAGACAGTCatagaga CTACATACTCGTTTCCCTATGTGCTGAAGCGTATTCCTGTCAAGTCCCGCGAGATCATCGAACTGAGTCCCATTGAAGTGGCCATCGATGAGATGCAATCCAAGGTTTCAGAGCTGGAGGAGATTATCATGCCGCCAGCCGATGTGAAGAAGTTGCAATTGCGCCTGCAAGGCAGCGTCGCGGTGACGGTAAATGCCGGTCCCCTGGCCTATGCACATGCCTTTCTGGATGCCAAGGTCATCAATAACTTTTCGCTCGATCGCGTTGGTGATCTGAAAGATGTTTTTCG TGACTTCATTGGCGTCTGCCACAAGGCTTTGTGCGTGAACGAGCGCATGATCAGTGCCGATCAGAAGGAGTACCATCATGTGCTGAAGGAGAACTACGAGAAACTATGTCAGGCGCTTAGTGAGTTGCTCGACGACGAGTCCTTCCAGCCGCTTAGCGAAGATGCTGAAAGCATAAATCAGCGCAATAGCACGGCTTTGTTCAACGCAATCAGTGGCGCCTCACATAACTCAAGTACTGCATAA